One segment of Mycolicibacterium sp. YH-1 DNA contains the following:
- a CDS encoding adenylate/guanylate cyclase domain-containing protein, whose product MVQDPQSAEYKQVTVLFADVVHSMDIAAAVGAERLREIMAELADRAAVKVHRYGGTVAHFTGDGIMAVFGAPIALEDHAERACLAALAIQEEVRKQATTVQGRDGVDLRLRVGLNSGQVIAGEIGSSAFGYTAMGEQVGLAQRMESIAPPGGVMLSESTARLVEGAAVFGEPEMAQLKGREAPTVTRRLLGITPPERKDASRTMLVGRDLELRTVVGLLERSVSGRGCVVCVEGPAGIGKTRLVDEVVSLAKARGIEVVSTFCESHSTEISFNVVTRLLRASLGIRGLEDEEARSRVRSQFRDADPHDLVLLDDLLGVADPAVNLPRIDPDARRRRLTALISAALLTKVAPRVFVVEDVHWIDVASEAMLADVLTVIPQTSTMVLATYRTDYEGAFARVHGVQTIGLVPLSRSESEGLIARLLGDDPSIAELPGSIAERACGNPYFAHEIVRDLSERGALEGQPGSYVCRTDVAVPSVPATLQAALAARIDRLDPRAKRTLTAAAVIGTSFDTELLKMLVVDPMLDELVRAELIDQVRFIPRAVYAFHHSLIRTVAYDAQLKTDRAELHRRLARAIRDRGPEDLDANAALIADHLGAAGDFRDAYQWHMRAGGWLAKRDIAAARLSWENARQIADALAVDVADRAAMRVAPRGMLCASAWRVRARSSEQEFEELRQLCAVSGDKASLAIAMAGGIMGHIAYGRVREASQLASEQMALLDAVGDTTLKIGLSFAAIIGKHASGGVADMLRWSQDVIDLAGGDPTRGDLIIGAPLAWALATRSVARWVAGLPGWREDFDEAVEMARQVDPVSHTYVVYATYGLAIPFGVLLADDHALGVIDEALQNARGWADDSALLNAQMALGLALMYRESQADRQRGLEVLAQVRESSGDMTFLAPLINLYFARARADEGDLDGAVVLLRAAIEDSLRTGQPGTFVLTSQVLVEALIQHGDDSDLVEAAAAIERVAAAIGVGSLTTVGVIVLRLRALLAYRLGDEADYRQHRQHHREAATSIGLEGHMQWAESMPDSIQAVGRQNP is encoded by the coding sequence GTGGTCCAAGACCCCCAGTCCGCTGAGTACAAGCAGGTCACCGTTCTCTTCGCCGATGTAGTGCACTCAATGGACATTGCCGCGGCCGTCGGGGCTGAGCGTCTACGGGAGATCATGGCCGAACTCGCCGACCGAGCGGCGGTGAAGGTGCACCGCTATGGGGGGACGGTCGCTCATTTCACCGGCGACGGCATCATGGCCGTCTTCGGCGCACCGATTGCGTTGGAGGACCACGCGGAACGCGCCTGCCTAGCCGCGCTTGCCATCCAGGAGGAGGTGCGCAAGCAGGCGACCACGGTGCAGGGCCGCGATGGCGTGGATCTGCGGCTGCGTGTGGGTTTGAACTCGGGTCAGGTGATAGCCGGCGAGATCGGCTCCAGCGCTTTCGGTTACACCGCGATGGGCGAGCAGGTTGGGTTGGCGCAGCGGATGGAGTCGATTGCTCCTCCCGGCGGTGTGATGCTGAGCGAGTCCACTGCGCGACTGGTCGAGGGTGCGGCCGTGTTCGGTGAACCGGAGATGGCCCAGCTGAAGGGCCGGGAGGCCCCCACGGTGACGCGTCGCCTTCTGGGTATCACCCCGCCCGAACGGAAAGACGCATCGCGCACCATGCTGGTCGGGCGTGATCTAGAGCTGAGAACCGTTGTCGGCCTGCTGGAACGGTCGGTGAGTGGGCGTGGATGCGTGGTATGCGTGGAAGGTCCAGCAGGTATCGGCAAAACACGGCTCGTCGATGAAGTCGTCTCGCTCGCGAAGGCGCGCGGTATCGAGGTCGTGTCGACCTTCTGCGAATCACATTCCACTGAAATATCTTTCAATGTGGTGACGCGCTTGCTGCGCGCATCCCTCGGGATCCGCGGCCTCGAAGATGAGGAGGCCCGTTCGCGTGTACGCTCCCAGTTCCGCGACGCTGATCCGCACGATCTGGTGCTACTTGATGATCTTCTGGGCGTCGCTGATCCCGCGGTGAACCTTCCGAGAATCGACCCGGATGCCCGGCGGCGCCGGTTGACAGCGCTGATCAGCGCGGCGTTGTTGACCAAGGTGGCGCCGAGGGTGTTCGTCGTAGAGGACGTGCATTGGATCGATGTCGCCAGCGAGGCAATGCTCGCCGACGTCCTCACGGTCATCCCGCAGACCTCGACGATGGTCTTGGCCACCTACCGCACCGATTACGAGGGAGCCTTCGCGAGGGTGCACGGCGTACAGACCATTGGGCTCGTACCCCTTTCTCGTTCGGAATCGGAGGGGTTGATCGCTCGGTTGTTGGGAGATGACCCCTCGATTGCCGAGTTGCCGGGGTCAATAGCGGAACGCGCCTGCGGGAATCCGTATTTCGCGCACGAGATCGTGCGAGACCTCAGTGAGCGCGGCGCCTTGGAAGGGCAACCAGGGTCCTACGTCTGTCGAACCGACGTTGCCGTGCCGAGTGTTCCCGCAACGCTGCAAGCCGCCCTGGCCGCACGTATCGATCGCCTCGACCCGCGAGCCAAACGGACCTTGACTGCAGCAGCGGTGATCGGGACGAGCTTTGACACCGAACTGTTGAAGATGCTCGTCGTCGATCCGATGCTCGACGAGCTGGTCAGGGCAGAGCTGATCGACCAGGTGAGGTTCATACCGCGCGCGGTGTATGCGTTCCATCATTCGTTGATTCGCACGGTTGCCTATGACGCGCAACTGAAGACGGACCGCGCTGAGCTACATCGGCGGCTGGCCCGGGCGATTCGTGATCGTGGCCCAGAGGACCTCGACGCGAATGCGGCACTGATAGCCGACCATTTGGGTGCTGCCGGTGACTTCCGTGATGCGTACCAATGGCATATGCGCGCCGGAGGGTGGTTGGCCAAGCGGGATATCGCCGCGGCGAGGCTGAGTTGGGAGAACGCGCGTCAGATTGCCGATGCGCTGGCCGTCGACGTCGCGGACCGTGCCGCGATGCGTGTCGCACCCCGAGGCATGCTGTGCGCAAGTGCCTGGCGGGTTCGTGCGCGCAGTTCTGAGCAGGAGTTCGAAGAGCTTCGACAACTGTGCGCGGTGAGCGGTGACAAGGCTTCGCTCGCCATTGCCATGGCCGGCGGCATCATGGGGCATATCGCCTACGGCCGGGTGCGCGAGGCGTCGCAGTTGGCATCCGAACAAATGGCGCTGCTCGACGCGGTTGGCGACACCACCCTGAAGATCGGGCTGTCGTTTGCGGCGATCATCGGTAAACACGCGTCCGGCGGCGTGGCCGACATGCTGCGATGGTCTCAGGACGTCATCGACCTGGCAGGTGGAGATCCGACTAGGGGCGATCTCATCATCGGCGCACCGTTGGCGTGGGCGCTCGCAACGCGCAGTGTCGCGAGATGGGTTGCGGGGCTACCCGGGTGGCGTGAGGACTTTGATGAGGCGGTGGAGATGGCCCGCCAGGTCGATCCGGTGTCACACACCTATGTGGTCTATGCAACGTATGGCTTGGCGATCCCGTTCGGGGTGCTGTTGGCGGACGACCACGCGCTTGGAGTCATCGACGAGGCGCTGCAGAACGCCCGCGGTTGGGCCGATGATTCGGCGCTGCTCAACGCCCAGATGGCGCTGGGCCTTGCGCTGATGTATCGAGAGTCGCAGGCAGACCGCCAACGCGGACTCGAGGTGCTTGCGCAAGTCCGTGAATCGTCCGGCGACATGACTTTTCTGGCTCCGCTCATCAACTTGTACTTCGCGCGGGCGAGGGCCGACGAGGGCGATCTTGACGGTGCTGTGGTCCTGCTACGGGCCGCAATTGAGGATTCGCTTCGTACGGGGCAGCCCGGCACCTTTGTCTTGACCAGCCAAGTACTCGTGGAAGCGCTCATTCAGCACGGGGATGACAGCGATCTCGTCGAGGCGGCCGCCGCGATCGAGCGAGTCGCGGCCGCGATCGGCGTTGGCAGCCTCACGACGGTCGGTGTCATAGTCCTGCGGCTCCGGGCACTCCTGGCGTATCGGCTCGGCGATGAGGCCGACTATCGCCAGCATCGGCAGCACCACCGCGAGGCCGCCACCTCGATAGGCCTCGAGGGACACATGCAATGGGCCGAGTCGATGCCTGACTCCATTCAAGCCGTAGGACGCCAGAACCCCTGA
- a CDS encoding universal stress protein: protein MDGYQTVLVGTDGSESSLRAVSRAGEIAADAGAKLIIATGYFRHEDDRRAADALKDEAYMVQGNAPIYAVLREAHARAAAAGATVVEERSIEDAPVHALVHLAEEVGADLLVVGNVGLNARRAILGRLFSVAGQVSTRAKSDVLIVHTTD from the coding sequence GTGGACGGTTACCAGACGGTGTTGGTGGGGACCGACGGTTCGGAGTCGTCGCTGCGTGCGGTGAGCCGAGCGGGCGAGATCGCCGCCGACGCGGGAGCGAAGTTGATCATTGCCACCGGGTACTTCCGCCACGAGGACGATCGGCGCGCGGCCGACGCACTCAAGGACGAGGCCTACATGGTGCAGGGCAACGCCCCCATCTACGCGGTGCTGCGGGAGGCCCACGCCCGCGCAGCGGCGGCAGGGGCGACCGTCGTCGAGGAGCGATCCATCGAGGACGCCCCGGTGCACGCCCTGGTCCACCTCGCGGAGGAGGTCGGGGCTGACCTTCTAGTGGTCGGCAATGTGGGGCTGAATGCGCGACGCGCCATCCTCGGGCGGTTGTTCTCGGTCGCCGGCCAGGTCTCGACCAGGGCCAAGTCTGACGTTCTGATCGTCCACACCACCGACTGA
- a CDS encoding primosomal protein, whose translation MAAEIVPVRLGLTKGDLYTLWAPSWRDSDDEWQGFLGKDEDLYAFESVADLTAFVRTDTDNDLVDHPAWTALTEANAHRCDPDDRHTYDLIGVPDAVAEKPTEESVKSLLQALSFVQALGSVCDLTAVTKFFNGNPVLGSLGGGIDAFDGRPGRKRWAEIEAAIGRSWDGVVDAIDEIITTPDVNSAAVKKAEEELAEPAPEPEVEEPVIDDVVDTDEEVDALAAHAEDQVLGSDEDFWTRVGIDPIRIMSRGGTFYTLRCYVGDEPKFLGRNGRISVFNSERSLARFLADEHENDLSGFDSYDDIRTAATDGSLQIDVLDENIYVLSGLADDIADGPEAVDRDQLDLAVELLRDVADYAEDPAVDTALDADQPLGRFVAHVLDADTVSKPPAPYAKAVAQWEELETFVESRLRAE comes from the coding sequence ATGGCTGCAGAAATCGTGCCGGTTCGGCTCGGGCTGACCAAGGGCGATCTGTACACGTTGTGGGCGCCGTCGTGGCGTGATTCCGACGACGAGTGGCAGGGATTCCTCGGCAAGGACGAGGACCTCTACGCTTTCGAGTCGGTCGCCGACCTGACAGCGTTCGTCCGGACCGACACGGACAACGACCTGGTCGACCATCCGGCGTGGACGGCGCTCACCGAGGCGAACGCGCACCGTTGCGACCCCGACGATCGCCACACCTACGACCTCATCGGTGTGCCCGACGCGGTCGCCGAGAAGCCCACCGAGGAGTCGGTGAAGTCGCTTCTCCAGGCACTGTCGTTCGTTCAGGCCCTCGGCTCGGTGTGCGATCTGACGGCCGTCACGAAGTTCTTCAACGGCAACCCGGTGCTGGGCTCGCTCGGCGGCGGCATCGACGCGTTCGACGGGCGGCCCGGCCGCAAGCGCTGGGCCGAGATCGAGGCCGCGATCGGTCGTAGTTGGGATGGCGTCGTCGACGCCATCGACGAGATCATCACGACACCCGACGTCAACTCGGCCGCGGTGAAGAAGGCCGAGGAAGAACTCGCCGAGCCCGCACCGGAGCCCGAGGTCGAGGAGCCGGTGATCGATGACGTCGTCGACACCGATGAGGAGGTCGACGCGCTCGCGGCCCACGCCGAGGACCAGGTGCTCGGCAGTGACGAGGACTTCTGGACCCGCGTCGGCATCGATCCCATCCGCATCATGAGCCGCGGCGGCACGTTCTACACCCTGCGCTGCTACGTCGGCGACGAGCCGAAGTTCCTCGGCCGCAACGGCCGAATCAGCGTCTTCAACTCCGAGCGGTCATTGGCGCGGTTCCTGGCCGACGAGCACGAGAACGATCTCTCCGGGTTCGACTCCTACGACGACATCCGCACCGCCGCCACCGACGGCTCGCTGCAGATCGACGTCCTCGACGAGAACATCTACGTGTTGAGCGGCCTCGCCGACGATATCGCCGACGGTCCCGAGGCCGTCGACCGCGATCAGCTCGACCTCGCGGTGGAACTGCTGCGCGACGTGGCCGACTACGCCGAGGATCCCGCCGTCGACACCGCCCTGGACGCCGACCAGCCCCTGGGCCGGTTCGTCGCCCACGTGCTCGACGCCGACACCGTCAGCAAGCCCCCCGCGCCGTACGCCAAGGCCGTCGCGCAGTGGGAGGAACTGGAGACCTTCGTCGAATCGCGACTGCGCGCCGAGTAG
- a CDS encoding adenosine deaminase yields MTTLLTLDSIRQAPKALLHDHLDGGLRPATVVELADQFGYAELPATDVDELATWFKTQAHSGSLVRYLEPFAHTVGVMQNSEALHRVAYECAEDLAADSVVYAEVRFAPELHIDNGLSLDAVVDAVLAGFADGAKAAAAGGKPITVRCLVTAMRHAARSREIAELAVRFRDRGVVGFDIAGAEAGYPPTRHLDAFEYMRGNNARFTIHAGEAFGLPSIHEAIAFCGADRLGHGVRIVDDIETMPDGSMRLGRLASILRDKRIPFEMCPSSNVQTGAAPSIEDHPFDMLARLRFRVTVNTDNRLMSDTTMSQEMLRLVEAFGYGWSDLERFTINAMKSAFIPFDERLALIDDVIKPRYAVLVG; encoded by the coding sequence ATGACGACACTCCTGACGTTGGACTCGATCAGGCAGGCACCCAAGGCGCTGCTGCACGACCACCTCGACGGCGGGCTCCGCCCGGCGACCGTGGTGGAGCTGGCCGATCAGTTCGGTTATGCGGAGTTGCCGGCCACCGACGTCGACGAGCTGGCGACGTGGTTCAAGACGCAGGCCCACAGCGGGTCGTTGGTGCGCTACCTCGAGCCCTTCGCGCACACCGTCGGCGTCATGCAGAACTCGGAGGCGTTACACCGGGTCGCCTACGAGTGCGCCGAGGACCTGGCGGCCGACTCGGTGGTCTACGCCGAGGTGCGGTTCGCTCCCGAACTCCACATCGACAACGGGTTGTCGTTGGACGCGGTGGTCGACGCGGTGTTGGCGGGTTTCGCCGATGGCGCCAAGGCCGCGGCCGCCGGGGGCAAGCCCATCACGGTGCGCTGCCTGGTGACCGCGATGCGCCATGCCGCCCGGTCACGTGAGATCGCCGAACTCGCGGTCAGATTCCGGGACCGGGGCGTCGTCGGCTTCGACATCGCGGGCGCCGAGGCGGGTTACCCGCCCACCCGGCATCTGGACGCGTTCGAGTACATGCGAGGCAACAACGCGCGGTTCACGATTCATGCCGGCGAGGCGTTCGGCCTGCCGTCGATCCACGAGGCGATCGCGTTCTGTGGCGCGGACCGGCTCGGACACGGCGTGCGGATCGTCGATGACATCGAAACCATGCCCGACGGTTCGATGCGGCTGGGCAGGTTGGCATCCATCCTGCGGGACAAGCGAATTCCCTTCGAGATGTGCCCCAGCAGCAATGTTCAGACCGGTGCGGCGCCCAGCATCGAGGATCACCCGTTCGACATGCTGGCGCGGCTGCGGTTCCGGGTCACCGTCAACACCGACAACCGGTTGATGAGCGACACCACGATGAGCCAGGAGATGCTGCGCCTGGTCGAGGCCTTCGGCTACGGCTGGAGCGACCTCGAGCGGTTCACCATCAATGCGATGAAGTCGGCGTTCATCCCGTTCGACGAGCGCCTCGCCCTGATCGACGACGTCATCAAACCGCGATACGCCGTCCTGGTCGGGTGA
- a CDS encoding diguanylate cyclase codes for MWIPAVERIRSSRRATAGAAMVLALSYVLLGRLTFSVSVEHSNVTSVVFAPEGIALAFCILFGPRVAWGVFLGQTILSIWTGPSVLGGAGIGLVNSLEGILGAALFARWRISPQFARPRDVALFVALVFLILQPISATAGVSVLWGVGVTPADWIPSGWDAMWIHGIQRPISDPSQLPSAWVHWWIGNSLGQILVAPLLLAWATKGTWRRPDSRGDLLASALVIGLTGIAATVLPIHPVLVLGVTFPLLVLIGLRRGLRGVTTANVVITPAVLWAGTSAKRFLDQVSVPDRLAYVGFFVATAFILFSLMLFSMFEERRLLVERLARLARQDSLVPLDNRRHFVEQLEPLIQQATARGSPLAAITFDIDHFKLINDTNGHAAGDRVLIAVANTCKALLRDTDIAARIGGEEFAIVLPDTDVADAQRFADRLRSTIAVQHLVASDATAAAAITISVGVAALQPGDSLDDFLNRADAALYDAKRGGRDMVVVGR; via the coding sequence ATGTGGATACCCGCCGTCGAGCGTATTCGCTCGAGTCGACGGGCCACCGCAGGCGCCGCAATGGTGCTGGCGCTCTCGTACGTACTTCTCGGTCGGCTGACATTCTCGGTATCCGTCGAACACAGCAACGTCACCAGCGTCGTCTTCGCCCCCGAGGGCATCGCCTTGGCGTTCTGCATACTGTTCGGGCCGCGTGTCGCATGGGGCGTGTTCCTCGGCCAGACCATCCTGTCGATCTGGACGGGTCCGTCGGTGCTGGGCGGTGCCGGCATCGGGCTGGTGAACAGCCTCGAGGGCATCCTCGGCGCGGCGCTGTTCGCGCGGTGGCGGATATCGCCGCAGTTCGCCCGGCCGCGCGATGTAGCCCTGTTCGTCGCCCTGGTGTTCCTGATCTTGCAGCCCATCAGTGCGACCGCCGGCGTGAGTGTGTTGTGGGGAGTGGGGGTCACCCCCGCCGATTGGATCCCCAGCGGCTGGGACGCCATGTGGATTCACGGGATTCAACGCCCGATCTCCGATCCGAGCCAGCTCCCGTCGGCGTGGGTGCACTGGTGGATCGGAAACTCCCTCGGCCAAATCCTGGTCGCACCACTGCTGCTGGCCTGGGCCACGAAGGGAACGTGGCGGCGGCCCGATAGCCGCGGCGACTTGCTTGCCAGTGCACTGGTCATCGGACTGACGGGAATAGCAGCCACCGTGTTGCCCATTCACCCCGTGCTGGTGCTCGGCGTGACCTTCCCATTGCTGGTACTGATCGGGCTTCGGCGCGGCCTGCGCGGTGTGACCACGGCCAATGTCGTCATCACGCCAGCCGTCCTCTGGGCCGGCACCTCCGCCAAGAGATTCCTGGACCAGGTCAGCGTTCCGGATCGCCTTGCCTACGTCGGATTCTTTGTCGCGACCGCCTTCATCCTCTTCTCCTTGATGCTGTTCTCGATGTTCGAGGAACGCCGATTGCTGGTCGAACGGCTGGCACGTCTCGCGCGCCAGGACTCGCTGGTTCCGCTGGATAACCGGCGCCATTTCGTCGAGCAGCTCGAGCCACTCATCCAGCAGGCAACCGCACGCGGCAGCCCTTTGGCAGCAATAACTTTCGACATCGACCACTTCAAGCTCATCAACGACACCAACGGCCACGCGGCCGGCGACCGAGTACTCATCGCTGTGGCCAACACATGCAAAGCACTGCTACGCGACACCGACATCGCCGCTCGGATCGGTGGCGAGGAGTTCGCCATCGTGCTCCCCGACACCGACGTCGCCGACGCGCAACGATTCGCCGATCGACTCCGCAGTACCATCGCTGTGCAGCACCTCGTGGCCTCTGACGCAACGGCGGCCGCTGCCATCACCATCAGCGTCGGTGTCGCCGCCCTGCAGCCGGGTGATTCCCTCGATGACTTCCTCAACCGCGCCGACGCGGCCCTGTACGACGCGAAACGAGGTGGCCGGGACATGGTGGTGGTTGGTCGGTGA
- a CDS encoding diguanylate cyclase — MTRLLPTDIRTDMWTKSIERIRSNPRHTALAALVLAFAYVVLGRLTFSVSVENSNVTSVVFAPEGIALAFCILFGPRVAWGVLVGQTILSIWSGPSVLGGAAIGLVNSLECALGAILFARWRISPQFARPRDVLLFVALVFLILQPISATGGVSVLWAIGTTPADWIPDAWQAFWIQGIQRPLADPSEIAPAWIHWWIGNSVGQMLIAPLLLAWAIRGVSRRPKSSYDLLVSALAIGLLGLAATKLTIYPLLVLGVTYPLLVWIGLRRGLRGVTTANVLIAPAITWAGAVGTGFLSHLDVSDRLAYVSFFIATASIFSLMLFAMFEERRVLVERLDDLARLDSLVPLANRRHFVESLQHELRRRTERDGPVAVVVFDVDHFKRINDEHGHAAGDSVLIAIALTCQTRLKAGGLAARIGGEEFALALPDTELSDAHRFADQLRDAIAHQHLTQDASDTLIPVTVSVGVTVARTADSIDAILTRADEALYGAKRGGRNTVVVSE, encoded by the coding sequence GTGACTCGCCTGCTCCCCACTGACATCCGCACCGACATGTGGACGAAATCGATCGAGCGGATTCGGTCGAACCCAAGGCACACCGCACTCGCTGCTCTTGTGCTGGCGTTCGCCTACGTTGTGCTGGGTCGGCTCACGTTCTCGGTGTCGGTCGAGAACAGCAATGTCACGAGTGTCGTCTTCGCACCCGAGGGCATCGCCTTGGCCTTCTGCATACTGTTCGGGCCGCGTGTCGCTTGGGGCGTGCTTGTCGGGCAGACGATCCTGTCCATCTGGTCTGGTCCGTCGGTGCTGGGCGGTGCCGCCATCGGACTGGTGAACAGCCTCGAATGCGCCCTCGGCGCGATTCTGTTCGCGCGCTGGCGGATCTCGCCGCAGTTCGCCCGGCCGCGCGATGTCCTCCTGTTCGTCGCATTGGTCTTCCTGATCTTGCAGCCGATCAGCGCCACCGGCGGGGTAAGCGTGCTCTGGGCGATCGGCACTACACCCGCGGATTGGATTCCGGACGCGTGGCAGGCGTTCTGGATTCAGGGGATCCAGCGCCCGCTTGCCGACCCGAGTGAGATCGCCCCGGCGTGGATTCATTGGTGGATCGGCAACTCCGTGGGACAGATGCTGATCGCACCGTTGCTACTCGCCTGGGCGATAAGGGGCGTCTCGCGCCGGCCGAAGTCGAGTTACGACCTCCTTGTCAGCGCGCTGGCCATCGGCCTGCTGGGCCTCGCCGCGACCAAGTTGACCATCTACCCGTTGCTGGTGCTCGGCGTGACCTATCCGCTGCTGGTCTGGATCGGGCTTCGGCGTGGCCTGCGCGGTGTCACCACTGCGAACGTCCTGATCGCACCGGCAATCACGTGGGCGGGAGCGGTCGGAACCGGTTTCCTATCGCATCTCGACGTTTCCGACCGCCTCGCCTATGTCAGCTTCTTCATCGCCACGGCCTCCATCTTCTCGTTGATGCTGTTTGCGATGTTCGAGGAGCGTCGGGTGTTGGTCGAACGGCTGGACGATCTCGCACGCCTCGACTCATTGGTGCCCTTGGCGAATCGCCGACACTTCGTCGAGAGCCTGCAACACGAACTCAGGAGGAGGACCGAACGCGACGGTCCAGTGGCGGTCGTGGTCTTCGATGTGGACCACTTCAAACGCATCAACGACGAACACGGCCACGCGGCAGGCGATTCGGTGTTGATCGCCATCGCGCTCACCTGTCAGACGCGGCTGAAAGCGGGTGGGCTGGCGGCCAGGATCGGCGGCGAGGAGTTCGCCCTCGCTCTACCCGACACCGAACTCTCAGACGCCCACCGATTCGCCGACCAGCTCCGCGACGCCATCGCACACCAGCATCTGACTCAGGACGCTTCCGACACGTTGATCCCCGTCACCGTCAGCGTGGGCGTCACCGTGGCGCGGACTGCGGATTCGATCGACGCGATTCTCACCCGCGCGGACGAGGCTCTCTACGGCGCCAAAAGGGGCGGCCGGAACACCGTGGTTGTCAGCGAGTGA
- a CDS encoding thymidine phosphorylase has protein sequence MTQFTFDAPSVIRTKRDGGVLSDAAIDWVIDGYTHGRVHPEQMSALLMAIFLRGMETGEIARWTAAMIASGDRFDFGDLRRDGKPLALVDKHSTGGVGDKITIPLVPVVMACGAAVPQAAGRGLGHTGGTLDKLEAIAGFTAEISKDQIRQQLQTIGAAVFAAGDLAPADRKIYALRDVTGTTESLPLIASSVMSKKLAEGARALVLDSKVGRGAFLKTEAQSRELARTMVDLGAAYGVPTRALLTDMNRPLGLAVGNAIEVAESIDVLAGGGPADVVELTLALAREMLDAAGVDGIDPADTLADGTAMDRFRALVAAQGGDLDQPLPVGAYSETITAPHGGTMGDTDAMAVGLAVWRLGAGRSAPGEHVQFGAGMRIHRRPGEPVTAGETLFTLYTDTPQRYPGAIAELDGAWSVSGPGEQPPDIGPLIIDRITR, from the coding sequence GTGACCCAGTTCACATTCGATGCTCCGTCCGTCATCCGGACCAAGCGCGACGGCGGTGTCCTGTCGGACGCCGCGATCGACTGGGTCATCGACGGCTACACGCACGGTCGGGTGCACCCGGAGCAGATGTCGGCGCTGTTGATGGCCATCTTCCTGCGCGGTATGGAGACCGGCGAGATCGCCCGTTGGACGGCGGCGATGATCGCTTCCGGTGATCGGTTCGACTTCGGCGACCTTCGGCGTGACGGCAAGCCACTGGCGTTGGTGGACAAGCACTCCACGGGCGGCGTCGGCGACAAGATCACCATCCCGCTGGTGCCGGTGGTGATGGCGTGCGGCGCGGCGGTGCCCCAGGCCGCCGGGCGCGGTCTCGGGCACACCGGCGGCACCCTGGACAAGCTCGAGGCCATCGCCGGCTTCACCGCGGAGATCTCAAAAGACCAAATCCGCCAACAACTTCAGACCATCGGCGCCGCAGTGTTCGCCGCCGGGGACCTGGCGCCGGCCGACCGCAAGATCTACGCGCTGCGCGACGTCACGGGGACCACCGAGTCGCTACCGCTGATCGCGAGCTCGGTGATGAGCAAGAAGCTCGCCGAGGGCGCTCGCGCACTCGTGCTGGACTCCAAGGTGGGCAGGGGCGCCTTCCTCAAGACCGAGGCGCAGTCGCGCGAGCTGGCCCGCACGATGGTCGACCTGGGTGCCGCCTACGGGGTACCGACCCGGGCGCTGCTCACCGATATGAACCGCCCGCTGGGCCTGGCCGTGGGCAATGCCATCGAGGTCGCCGAGTCGATCGACGTGCTGGCCGGTGGCGGCCCCGCCGACGTGGTGGAGCTGACCCTGGCGCTGGCCCGCGAGATGCTCGACGCCGCCGGGGTCGACGGGATCGACCCCGCGGACACGCTGGCTGACGGCACGGCGATGGACCGGTTCCGGGCGCTGGTCGCCGCCCAGGGTGGCGACCTGGACCAGCCGCTGCCCGTCGGGGCGTACTCCGAGACGATCACGGCGCCCCATGGCGGCACGATGGGGGATACCGACGCCATGGCGGTGGGCCTTGCGGTGTGGCGACTAGGGGCGGGCAGGTCGGCGCCGGGCGAGCACGTGCAGTTCGGCGCGGGTATGAGGATCCACCGAAGGCCCGGCGAGCCCGTCACCGCAGGTGAGACGTTGTTCACGCTGTACACCGACACCCCGCAGCGCTACCCGGGTGCGATCGCCGAACTCGACGGCGCGTGGAGCGTCAGCGGCCCAGGGGAGCAGCCACCCGATATCGGCCCGCTCATCATCGATCGGATCACTCGCTGA
- a CDS encoding cytidine deaminase, protein MATDIDWKNLRHNAIRVSKLAYAPYSGFPVGAAALTEDGRVVVGCNVENVSYGLGLCAECSVVCAMHSSGGGRLVALACVDGSGALLMPCGRCRQVLLEHGGPGMLIDHPAGPRTLGELLPDAFGPDDLDRVQRQGQSQ, encoded by the coding sequence ATGGCAACGGATATCGACTGGAAGAATTTGCGGCACAACGCAATTAGAGTTTCCAAGCTGGCTTATGCGCCATATTCCGGTTTTCCGGTTGGGGCGGCCGCGCTGACCGAGGACGGCCGCGTGGTGGTCGGTTGCAATGTGGAGAATGTCTCATATGGCCTAGGTCTCTGTGCCGAGTGTTCTGTGGTCTGCGCGATGCATTCGAGTGGAGGCGGCAGGCTCGTCGCACTGGCGTGTGTGGACGGTTCCGGCGCGTTGCTCATGCCGTGCGGACGGTGTCGGCAGGTGCTGCTCGAGCATGGCGGTCCCGGCATGCTGATCGACCATCCGGCTGGGCCACGCACGCTCGGTGAACTGCTACCCGACGCATTCGGCCCCGACGATCTCGATCGGGTGCAGCGCCAGGGGCAATCGCAGTGA